The genome window GAAATTTTTGATAGATTAATCAAATCAAGGAAATTGGGCTTCGTCATCAATTTTTAGTTTTGCTTAATCTTCAACAGGATTCAAACATGACTGCTCATAAGGCATCTGTCCAGAGCTGTAGGGATCAAGACAAACAATGTGCAAGGAGCTGTTCATTTATTAAATATGCacagttttcagatttttcagtcccccccccccccacccccttgTACGCATGGGGACACGTACTGCCCAGGTACAATTTTATATACAAACACGATGAATTAAACAATCTTTAGTCAATATTGTTGTCAGCAGTCAATCGACTGTTTATACTCTAACCTGAACATCTTATATTTTTTGATACTTTGTGACATCTTAAGTGAATAAATTTATTCAATAATCTTTTCAACCCCTCCTCTTACCTGTGTGCACACGTCTGCAAAACAGACCtcaaattttaaagttttactGAATGTCTAAGCAACTTTACTTCCTAATTTGTAAAAGTTAATTTATGTTAAAACTTGCTCATCATTAGGAAACAACCATGCGATTATTTAGGGGCTAAGCAGACCCTTGTACCCACTATCAGGATAAGCCCCAACATGGTAATAAGAAGACGAAACATTGTCTTGTTTACTCAGTGTTCtggtaaaaaatataaaaatggcCACCATATTTATTCAATGGCCACTATATTTATTGCTGCTATCCCACCGTTTTCTTATTCATGATCCAAGCAACGACAATAAACTCTACTATATGGGAAGATCAATGCGCCAAAAATGCATACCAAACGCAAACCTTGTAGCAAATTGGAATAAGTGACCAAGCTTACGAATCACAAACATAGCAAATGGCAAACATGCTCGCTCTCTTGGAAAGCTATCTATTAAAGTGCCTTGATTTATCACAACTTCGGCCATATTCATCTATCTTCATTTTTCAAGGAAGAGATATTTACGAGTAAACAAGGATGACTCTGAGTTCACAGACGACTGTGAGCCGCAAAATCTTTGCCCGTTTTTTTAAAACTTctgtgatgatgatgtcgaaAAACAATATACCAGGGTaattatcatcattttcattttgcagactataaaattaacattgattttccaatcaaaaaatatttgttgccGATTTGTTTCTCGTGAATGAAGGTTTTTCGCAAAATCCGCGAAAATTAAACACCCATGAAAATTACTGTACACAACTCACACTACCCAGGTTCAGCCAATCTTTGCATAATGTCGGTGTGGCATGATGATCTTACTAATTCTCAATTTGAATACGGAAATTCTCGACTTGAATTATCAGCTAGTGCCAGATGTACACTTTTAAGCCTAATGCACAATAAATTTTCTGATGATGGGGAAATAGCCAGAATGAAAATAGAAGCTCAAAACTCACATGGGgcaaaaatcacaaaattaTTAGAATCGtgaaaaataaaggggttttaTACAGGATATTAAAGTTTGAGTATGCAGATGTGCTGCACAATATTAGGATGTACTGTACCTTCAAAGTATCTTTGTAATCACTACACTTTCAACGTTTGATGTGGATTTTAGGTAATTTTAGAAAAGCCATGTTTAGACACAACTTACTTGGTGCAAATAGAAATAGACATTCAAACACTACTTCATAAATAGAATAATGTTTATCAAGGATGAAAAGTTTCAGCTCATTCATAACTTTTGTCAAGCGACAATGAATAAAGCTTCATGTTATTGTGAACAATCAGGACTCCTTGATCCTACTCTTTGGTGCCGTCTTCAGAGATTAACCAATCATAAGGGTGCATGTCAGTCCTTTTCTTCATCAATGCGATGAACAATAGGTGAGGATATCCCAACCCGTGATTACGTGATGGTTGCTTTCAACGCCTTATTCGTAACTGACAGGGACCAGTGATTCAACATTGACAATAAGGCTGCAGTATATCTGGGAATATGGCTTGGAGAAACCTACCAGTCTTGaaaggcagtgatattcttgcGCGATTGTTTGAAAATGATCCAATTGGCAATTTCGACTCTAACCGCGTATCTATGTGGTCAGGGAAATTTGCCTAGCTGCTCTGATCAATTCTCGAAAGGAACTCCAAGTTTGTAAAGAACCTATCAAGTGAACATGATCTAACTGGTGATTTCGACGTAACTTTTAAATGTCTGGTCAAGGAAATTAGCAAAGTTACTCTGAACAACTTCCACGATGAACtccacatctgtacatggtCTAAGTCAGCAGGAGGACTTTTCCTTCATAAAATCTATCTTACTCGCCCTAACGAAGTACCTTTGGACTATCCCGGTTGTCCTGGGTGTTCCCGGGAACATCCTGACGATCTTGGTGGCAAGACAAAAGCACAATCGTAAGATGTCTCCCTGTGTCTACATGACTGCGATGGCAGTGTCAGACACGGCTTTCTTACTTGATGTTACTTGGTACTACTCCCTTTTTTACCAAGGACACCTTGATGCTATCACAGATGTTAAAGCAAGGAAATTAATCATAGAGTGAGTAGAAATAAGACTAAAGCAAAATTCACCAATTTCCAGTTCAGCCAATCTGGTGGCCGAGTGGCAAAATCTTCTTAAAGGACCGTTGGCATTTGGATTTATTACCAAGCTCTCGGCTGCTGAGTCACCTTCCGTTTACGGTTGCAGTTCCAATCCAACCACAAAATGGAAAAATTTAAAAACTGACGAAATCATCATGCTTTTTCGGTTTTATTAATCTCAACTGGACCCAAGTCAGGCCTCTAGTATGCAGAGATAATTTTTGTGTGGATTGATGCACTGCGACGCTCTGCATGGAAACAAAAATCTACACGACGCGTCACGCTGTTGGCGTTTGATTACCCCGCTTCTGCAACGACAATGGAAATGACATtgcgtcataatagcagggtggtGGGCAATGTCCAAACTCAGAGTGCACTCACGTGTCGGGAAATGTCTTTTCCTTTGTGCATGCCAACAACAAGTATCgcgttcaatttctattctaaaaacaCCTCAAATTGAATTTTACCTTTCATACTATAATCTATCTTAAAACTGCGATATCATTTCTCTAGGTTTCATATATTCATCATGTTTACCTTGGCCAAAATATCAGGCCTGTACTTGGCCGCGATGTCCGTAGACCGGCTCATTGCCGTGAGATTTCCCATGGCCGCAATTAGACTCTGCACCACCAAGAGGGCAAAGGTCACGGTACTCCTGATTACCATTCCCATCGTCTTGATCAATATTCACATCTTCTTCGTTTTTAAATATGTGGAGGACCTCAATTCAGGTAGGTGAGCAAAGAGAAGAACAAGAGCTCAAACGGAATTATTATTACTAGTGTTGCGAGTTGATATTGACAGAACTTGAGAATTTTAGGTCAGCCTACAGTGACATTCCGTTCAAGTGaactttttattgcagtttgatgattttTAAGTAAGTAAATAAATAAGTAGGTCTACATAGTGTCTTGTATAGTACCCATTCGAAGCCTCCTGCTCACAGGCCCTTTCACAAAAAGTACGCTGCAAAGAGCAGGGTCTTCGGCCCGGTCTTAAAACTGGTCCGTGACATAACCATTCTCATGCACTGGAGAGTCAAACGAGTTCAACATTTTGCCAGCGTGGCCTGGAAATCCTAACTCCAAATGTGACCAGTCTTTAATATGGAACAACAATCTGCCCCTGGTCTTGAGACAT of Lineus longissimus chromosome 9, tnLinLong1.2, whole genome shotgun sequence contains these proteins:
- the LOC135493854 gene encoding growth hormone secretagogue receptor type 1-like, which encodes MNSTSVHGLSQQEDFSFIKSILLALTKYLWTIPVVLGVPGNILTILVARQKHNRKMSPCVYMTAMAVSDTAFLLDVTWYYSLFYQGHLDAITDVKARKLIIEFHIFIMFTLAKISGLYLAAMSVDRLIAVRFPMAAIRLCTTKRAKVTVLLITIPIVLINIHIFFVFKYVEDLNSGVRIILYDDSVSGAVEKVFSTYMVIVGTGLPFSIILGANLLIIITVKRASFERAKLNSNTSRAEKEERNQQHLTILLLFISFAYVVTTLPYRLYDPILKLPQIKAIYDMTQQYWKLRYTLGIFFTANLWFYNYAVNFYLYCIGGGKRYRDDTKAVIGQLFPCCK